In methanogenic archaeon ISO4-H5, the following are encoded in one genomic region:
- a CDS encoding gliding motility-associated protein GldE, with protein sequence MDTIELIALVAVMAVLLALSAFFSASETAYTGMSRTRLKSMDPEGTNKKVQRAMRNADDFDRLLTTILVGNNIVNIASSTICTFLMCELIMDDFWGTVAATVLMITLLLILGEITPKTWAKKNPEKIAVNMSGPVSLAIRILKHVTSLFLKVTHGVTKVTGAEESDPAITEEELGIMIDEIQQEGTLEKRESELAKAALEFDDIRVGEICVPRVDMVTVSLTADAETLKNLFVVTEFSRIPVYEGTVDRIIGAVFFKDFFMKYTTKKTVRIADILRPVRFVPQEMSISNVMSDLQKSKLHMAVVLDDFGGTAGLVTMEDLLEELVGEIWDESDIVKHIYTRESETTFRVLGDANIEQVTEELGLQFDRGECESPTTGGYIAYRLSKMPQVGDKVDCGTFELVVRSMRSRRVKEVSLNIKEAEKEEEVTPDQ encoded by the coding sequence ATGGACACTATCGAACTCATTGCTTTGGTTGCCGTGATGGCTGTCCTTCTGGCACTGTCGGCATTCTTCTCCGCTTCCGAGACCGCGTATACAGGTATGAGCCGCACCAGGCTCAAGAGCATGGATCCCGAGGGTACCAACAAGAAGGTCCAGAGGGCCATGAGGAACGCCGATGACTTCGACAGACTGCTCACCACCATCCTCGTGGGCAACAACATCGTCAACATCGCCTCGTCCACCATCTGTACATTCCTGATGTGCGAACTGATCATGGACGACTTCTGGGGAACCGTAGCAGCCACCGTCCTGATGATCACCCTGCTGCTCATCCTGGGAGAGATCACCCCCAAGACCTGGGCCAAGAAGAATCCCGAGAAGATCGCCGTCAACATGTCGGGACCCGTCAGCCTGGCCATCAGGATCCTGAAGCACGTCACCTCCCTCTTCCTGAAGGTCACGCACGGTGTCACCAAGGTCACCGGTGCCGAAGAGAGCGACCCCGCCATCACCGAGGAGGAACTCGGCATCATGATAGACGAGATCCAGCAGGAGGGTACCCTCGAGAAGAGGGAGAGCGAACTCGCCAAGGCCGCCTTGGAATTCGACGACATCAGGGTGGGCGAGATCTGCGTGCCCAGGGTCGACATGGTCACCGTCAGCCTCACCGCCGATGCGGAGACCCTCAAGAACCTCTTTGTGGTGACCGAGTTCTCCAGGATTCCGGTTTACGAGGGAACGGTGGACCGCATCATCGGTGCGGTGTTCTTCAAGGACTTCTTCATGAAGTACACCACCAAGAAGACCGTGAGGATTGCGGATATCCTGCGTCCCGTCAGGTTCGTCCCCCAGGAGATGAGCATTTCCAATGTCATGAGCGACCTCCAGAAATCCAAACTCCATATGGCAGTGGTCCTGGATGATTTCGGCGGCACCGCCGGACTCGTCACCATGGAGGATCTGCTGGAGGAACTGGTCGGCGAGATCTGGGACGAGAGCGACATCGTCAAGCACATCTACACCAGGGAATCGGAGACCACCTTCCGCGTGCTGGGAGATGCCAACATCGAACAGGTAACCGAGGAGCTGGGTCTTCAGTTCGACAGGGGCGAGTGCGAGTCCCCCACCACCGGCGGATACATCGCATACAGGCTCTCCAAGATGCCTCAGGTGGGAGACAAGGTGGACTGCGGAACGTTCGAACTCGTGGTCAGGAGCATGCGCTCGCGCAGGGTGAAAGAGGTCTCCCTGAACATCAAGGAAGCCGAAAAAGAGGAAGAGGTCACTCCCGATCAATGA
- a CDS encoding amidohydrolase, whose protein sequence is MRTADGFVFIDGRMVRGHAVSEGGITEVFEGPYSGKPDLFGVILPALIDTHTHCADAGVKPEPGMTLEELVAPPDGLKHRYLRETPRDVLVKDMHAFGELAASNGIGTFVDFREGGAEGCRMAREACASAVILGRPSTPEAGLTELEDLLSVADGIALSSLTDVGYAAAEKAAHAAHAAGRPFAIHCSERIREDIDAVLSLEPAFLVHMCEASDSDLRKCADAGIPISVCARSNRFFGKVPPLKRMKECGCTVAMGTDNAMLCTPDLRPESALFREILGMEDADSWIWECMTVGSSELLNRTRGIHAYKREVEYAVLPLGGSGPESAWYSSERVPFL, encoded by the coding sequence ATGAGGACTGCGGACGGTTTTGTTTTCATCGACGGGAGGATGGTCCGCGGTCACGCCGTCTCCGAGGGCGGGATTACTGAGGTGTTCGAAGGTCCGTACTCGGGAAAGCCGGATCTTTTCGGTGTGATTCTTCCCGCCCTGATCGATACCCATACCCATTGCGCCGATGCCGGGGTCAAACCGGAACCGGGAATGACCCTCGAGGAACTGGTGGCACCTCCAGACGGACTCAAGCATCGTTATCTGCGTGAGACTCCGAGGGACGTTCTGGTGAAGGATATGCATGCATTCGGGGAGCTGGCAGCATCCAACGGAATCGGTACTTTCGTGGATTTCCGCGAGGGTGGGGCGGAGGGCTGCAGGATGGCTCGCGAGGCATGTGCCAGCGCAGTAATTCTCGGGCGTCCGTCTACACCCGAAGCGGGCCTCACAGAGCTGGAAGACCTACTTTCCGTAGCAGACGGAATCGCCCTTTCTTCCCTGACTGACGTCGGCTATGCCGCAGCGGAAAAGGCAGCCCATGCCGCTCATGCCGCAGGCAGGCCGTTCGCCATCCACTGCAGCGAGAGGATTCGCGAGGACATCGATGCGGTACTCTCCCTCGAACCCGCCTTCCTGGTACATATGTGCGAGGCCTCCGATTCGGACCTGAGGAAGTGCGCCGACGCCGGCATACCGATATCCGTCTGCGCCCGCTCCAACCGCTTCTTCGGGAAGGTCCCTCCCTTGAAGAGGATGAAGGAATGCGGATGCACCGTGGCCATGGGTACCGACAATGCCATGCTGTGCACCCCCGACCTCCGTCCCGAGTCAGCTCTTTTCAGGGAGATTCTGGGTATGGAGGATGCCGACAGTTGGATTTGGGAGTGCATGACAGTAGGTTCATCAGAATTATTAAATCGCACCCGCGGGATACACGCGTATAAGAGGGAAGTGGAATACGCAGTCCTTCCGCTGGGAGGCTCCGGCCCCGAATCGGCCTGGTACTCCTCGGAGCGTGTCCCTTTCCTGTGA
- a CDS encoding rubrerythrin Rbr, whose protein sequence is MELKGSKTEANLLAAFAGESQARNKYTYYASQAKKEGYEQVAELFLESAENEREHAKIWFKQLHDGAVPGTIDNLKDAANGENYEHTQMYVQFEKDAREEGFDQIANLFKMVGEIEKHHEERFLALLKNLESGAVFEKDQVVVWKCRNCGHLHVGKTAPKVCPVCKHPQSYFEVQAQNW, encoded by the coding sequence ATGGAACTAAAAGGATCGAAAACCGAAGCAAACCTCCTTGCAGCATTCGCAGGAGAGTCCCAGGCTAGGAACAAGTACACCTACTACGCATCCCAGGCCAAGAAGGAGGGTTACGAGCAGGTTGCAGAGCTCTTCCTCGAGTCCGCAGAGAACGAGAGGGAGCACGCCAAAATCTGGTTCAAACAGCTCCATGACGGAGCAGTCCCCGGCACCATCGACAACCTGAAGGATGCCGCCAACGGAGAGAACTACGAGCACACCCAGATGTACGTCCAGTTCGAGAAGGACGCCAGGGAAGAGGGCTTCGACCAGATCGCCAACCTCTTCAAGATGGTCGGAGAGATCGAGAAGCACCACGAGGAGAGGTTCCTCGCACTCCTGAAGAACCTCGAGTCCGGAGCCGTCTTCGAGAAGGACCAGGTCGTCGTATGGAAGTGCAGGAACTGCGGACACCTTCACGTCGGCAAAACCGCACCCAAGGTATGTCCCGTGTGCAAGCACCCCCAGTCCTACTTCGAAGTCCAGGCACAGAACTGGTAA
- a CDS encoding transmembrane protein: MKRIPLSDLHLTTKMRQWFQENPRWDAETRQDKLDRFIFRVFPASVIIFALITVILFFTAWGNHTSFGHFLYSACVSYTALFIILGIPAFILSEHNVIKCRYTAAVLLFGSVLLGLLFWFILGPETNGLNRFISGFYWFISRSGLEITLYSTVLGMVVLMVVCVLVSYGVLAVIVAYFRQNYHRIMLSLEKNDDSKLCRTARKYFLIPSIIDVTEVTLEPEVDDSIFQKNVFKRMLFYEIVAGLVIASYLFLNPVFLQTINYGEMMVIIMLLSLFIATLVVPVSILRSLGAAAHSSGNRPYYLWRGMKKKLFHPAFYIGLFLTLMWISLYTQMDGLRIITHYVGYLVFMFMLGAIVSFTYVNVFYVPFKNGIIRNFYQRKKDGKK, from the coding sequence ATGAAGCGCATACCGCTCAGCGACCTCCATCTCACCACCAAAATGCGGCAGTGGTTCCAAGAGAATCCGCGTTGGGACGCTGAGACGAGACAGGACAAACTGGACCGCTTCATATTCAGGGTTTTCCCTGCATCGGTGATCATCTTCGCACTGATCACCGTGATCCTTTTCTTCACGGCCTGGGGAAACCACACCTCGTTCGGCCATTTCCTTTACTCGGCATGCGTATCCTATACTGCGCTGTTTATCATCCTGGGAATCCCGGCATTCATCCTCTCCGAGCACAACGTCATCAAGTGCCGCTACACCGCAGCGGTACTGCTGTTCGGATCGGTACTGCTGGGCCTTCTGTTCTGGTTCATACTCGGGCCCGAGACCAACGGTCTTAACAGATTCATCTCCGGTTTCTACTGGTTCATCAGCCGTTCCGGTCTGGAGATCACCCTCTACTCCACCGTTCTGGGAATGGTGGTCCTCATGGTCGTCTGCGTGCTGGTGTCATACGGGGTGTTGGCGGTTATCGTCGCCTACTTCCGTCAGAACTACCACCGCATCATGCTCTCGCTGGAGAAGAACGATGATTCCAAACTCTGCCGCACCGCCAGGAAGTATTTCCTCATACCGAGCATCATAGATGTCACCGAAGTCACGCTGGAACCCGAGGTGGACGACAGCATCTTCCAGAAGAACGTCTTCAAGAGGATGCTGTTCTACGAGATCGTCGCGGGATTGGTCATCGCCTCGTACCTCTTCCTGAACCCGGTCTTCCTGCAGACCATCAACTACGGAGAGATGATGGTCATCATCATGCTCCTCTCGCTTTTCATAGCGACCCTTGTCGTGCCGGTGAGCATCCTCAGATCCTTGGGTGCCGCAGCCCATTCCTCGGGGAACCGCCCGTATTACCTGTGGAGAGGCATGAAGAAGAAGCTTTTCCATCCCGCATTCTACATCGGTCTCTTCCTGACCCTCATGTGGATCTCACTCTATACCCAGATGGACGGACTGAGGATCATCACCCACTATGTCGGGTACCTGGTGTTCATGTTCATGCTGGGCGCCATCGTCTCCTTCACCTATGTGAACGTCTTCTATGTTCCGTTCAAGAACGGTATCATCAGGAACTTCTATCAGAGGAAGAAGGACGGCAAAAAGTGA
- a CDS encoding transposase IS4 family, with the protein MTPYDVKVKGTFAEPPKKEKLPPRKPTSEEQRANNLAPVEFSRESASVGNWIPLFRKELAEMNSGKVGRPYSFCDSMIFWIISLQTLIKGTYRTAAGLAAAILEGHGMKAPSYSRLFERSAEILDRLLSENGGTYILRAGSNVIGRPRNVGIDSSGFNLSNTCLWRKEKWGTGPKRRGWLKLHVLSDVDTGEVIAFAVTDKTVGDSPLMIPLLDAAVAAGHRIGTVYADGAYSSAENFDHVCGRLGSRFVTSFKVNTKPVNGGSRYRGEATRLWCSMPYAEWVEKSGYGRRWKSECGFSDVKRLFGESIHAFTMKGAVRKLLMKTETFSRYKEQRAILLSGCLASS; encoded by the coding sequence ATGACCCCCTACGATGTGAAGGTTAAGGGCACATTCGCCGAACCGCCTAAGAAAGAGAAGCTTCCGCCGAGGAAACCGACTTCCGAGGAACAGCGGGCGAACAACCTCGCCCCGGTCGAATTCTCCAGGGAATCGGCTTCGGTCGGAAACTGGATCCCGCTGTTCCGGAAGGAACTGGCGGAGATGAACTCGGGGAAGGTCGGGAGACCTTATTCTTTCTGTGATTCGATGATTTTCTGGATCATCTCCCTCCAGACACTGATCAAGGGCACGTACCGTACGGCCGCCGGCTTGGCGGCGGCCATACTGGAGGGCCACGGCATGAAGGCACCTTCGTATTCCAGACTCTTCGAACGTTCTGCGGAAATACTGGACAGGCTTCTTTCAGAGAATGGCGGAACGTACATCCTCAGGGCAGGAAGCAACGTCATCGGCCGCCCGCGCAACGTAGGCATAGATTCTTCCGGATTCAACCTCTCGAACACCTGTCTCTGGAGGAAGGAGAAATGGGGGACTGGTCCGAAACGCAGGGGATGGCTGAAACTCCATGTGCTGTCCGATGTGGATACGGGAGAAGTCATCGCGTTCGCGGTGACGGACAAGACCGTGGGCGATTCGCCGCTGATGATCCCCCTGCTGGATGCGGCGGTGGCCGCAGGCCACCGTATCGGCACTGTGTATGCCGACGGGGCATACAGCTCGGCGGAGAACTTCGATCACGTCTGCGGAAGACTCGGGTCAAGATTCGTCACCAGCTTCAAAGTGAACACGAAGCCTGTGAACGGCGGTTCTCGTTACAGAGGAGAGGCGACCAGACTCTGGTGCAGCATGCCATATGCGGAATGGGTTGAGAAAAGCGGTTACGGACGCCGTTGGAAATCGGAATGCGGATTCAGCGACGTGAAACGTCTCTTCGGAGAGTCGATACATGCGTTCACGATGAAAGGGGCTGTCCGCAAGCTGCTGATGAAGACGGAGACATTCAGCCGGTACAAGGAACAGAGGGCGATTCTGCTGAGCGGATGCCTGGCATCATCCTGA
- a CDS encoding transmembrane protein, which produces MAATFEEKQDLIPEIPLKILVLSLIACVAFIIICSALGLTAWWQSAAFAAVSAAVIAVCLLVKVHITVDEANITIRRLRPYTVPLDHIIDVKKGDIDIMRNYSEWGIKKVKFRNYTVHGVEGAVSVKLLGRIVLTMTTARPDELYALLMEHRRTD; this is translated from the coding sequence GTGGCAGCAACCTTCGAAGAAAAGCAGGACCTGATCCCGGAGATTCCTCTGAAGATCCTGGTTCTGAGCCTCATCGCATGCGTGGCATTCATCATCATATGCAGTGCTCTGGGTCTTACCGCCTGGTGGCAGTCCGCAGCCTTCGCCGCGGTGTCCGCCGCGGTCATTGCAGTGTGCCTCCTGGTCAAGGTGCATATCACCGTCGACGAAGCGAACATAACCATCCGTCGCCTCAGGCCCTACACCGTTCCCCTCGACCACATCATCGATGTCAAGAAGGGGGACATCGACATCATGCGCAACTACAGCGAATGGGGAATTAAGAAGGTCAAGTTCAGGAATTATACCGTCCACGGCGTGGAGGGTGCAGTATCTGTCAAACTTCTCGGGAGGATCGTGCTCACCATGACCACTGCCCGTCCGGACGAACTCTATGCGCTGCTCATGGAACACAGGAGGACCGACTGA
- a CDS encoding TPR repeat-containing protein, with protein sequence MSDPVFEAVSKAKRQEESGNPKAAAETLEKFLSENPMSIPPRMELARIYIYKLNDREFGITQLDVILDMDPDNIDALKAATTVMMTDKKYRFRVDEDYSHLVSLVAARKDPKEFAQVCAAYAVFLRRQMVDFPKSGEYYEKAIAAVPDAYEYHQDYAVLLLNDLKDYPKAKTELEEVLRLKPNSISARKNYDLLMKTKYDKDGNLKKQGFFSRLRH encoded by the coding sequence ATGAGCGACCCCGTCTTCGAGGCAGTCAGCAAGGCGAAGAGGCAGGAGGAGAGCGGCAACCCCAAGGCCGCCGCTGAGACCCTCGAGAAGTTCCTTTCCGAGAACCCCATGAGCATCCCGCCCAGGATGGAACTCGCCAGGATCTACATCTACAAGCTGAACGACCGCGAATTCGGTATCACGCAGCTCGATGTCATCCTGGACATGGATCCGGATAACATAGACGCGCTGAAGGCCGCCACCACGGTCATGATGACCGACAAGAAGTACCGCTTCAGGGTCGACGAGGATTATTCGCATCTTGTCAGCCTGGTGGCCGCCAGGAAAGATCCCAAGGAGTTCGCGCAGGTATGCGCAGCATACGCGGTCTTCCTCCGCAGGCAGATGGTGGATTTCCCCAAGTCCGGGGAGTATTACGAAAAGGCTATTGCGGCGGTGCCGGATGCCTACGAGTATCATCAGGATTATGCCGTTCTCCTGCTGAACGATCTCAAGGACTACCCCAAAGCGAAGACCGAGCTGGAGGAAGTTCTCAGGCTCAAGCCCAACAGCATCTCTGCCAGGAAGAACTACGACCTTCTTATGAAAACGAAGTACGATAAAGACGGCAACCTGAAGAAACAGGGATTCTTCAGCAGGCTCCGTCACTGA
- a CDS encoding alpha/beta hydrolase fold protein — protein MVLIHPMGFTNSVTSALGLKSGVRAEEDVSSGGVRKTSNMAYRADARSGHFLDVFWPQDPSSSVPVLFYFNSGSFHKSNRSRAAGLCNIIAQRNFVVINCEFPDLGRGVGADAQLGDVMHLMKWVATNSGRYKTDLERVYVAGSSYGALMAFWMALLCNSKRLPAALGMGEAPFRVKGLGLFNGMTDTESGDRIMRSICKSISKAESSNKDLGEAMRPWSNHDLRDLPPVYQITGDSDSALPDVHRMNLLLEENAVVHDTLEFDNGIRTLNGFMEDYAAGSECARSISKMFGFFADNQ, from the coding sequence ATGGTCTTAATCCATCCGATGGGTTTCACGAATTCGGTCACATCCGCACTCGGTCTCAAATCCGGGGTGCGTGCAGAGGAAGATGTCTCCTCGGGAGGGGTCCGCAAGACCTCCAATATGGCATACCGTGCGGATGCCAGGAGCGGTCACTTCCTCGATGTGTTCTGGCCTCAGGATCCATCTTCCTCGGTCCCTGTCCTCTTCTACTTCAACAGCGGATCGTTCCACAAGAGCAACCGCAGCCGTGCCGCAGGTCTGTGCAATATCATCGCCCAGCGCAACTTCGTGGTCATCAACTGCGAGTTCCCCGACCTCGGTAGGGGAGTCGGCGCCGATGCCCAGCTCGGGGATGTCATGCACCTGATGAAGTGGGTGGCGACCAATTCCGGAAGATACAAGACCGATCTCGAAAGGGTTTATGTCGCAGGTTCCTCGTACGGGGCGCTGATGGCATTCTGGATGGCGCTCCTCTGCAATTCCAAAAGACTCCCGGCGGCTCTCGGGATGGGCGAAGCACCCTTCAGGGTCAAGGGTCTGGGTCTTTTCAACGGCATGACCGACACCGAGAGCGGCGACCGTATCATGCGCAGCATCTGCAAATCCATCTCCAAGGCCGAATCCTCGAACAAGGATCTCGGGGAGGCCATGCGTCCCTGGTCCAACCACGACCTGCGCGATCTTCCTCCCGTGTATCAGATTACAGGGGATTCCGATTCGGCGCTTCCCGACGTGCACAGGATGAATCTCCTGCTGGAGGAGAATGCGGTGGTCCACGATACTCTGGAATTCGACAACGGCATCCGTACGCTGAACGGATTCATGGAGGACTATGCCGCCGGAAGCGAATGTGCCAGATCCATCTCCAAGATGTTCGGGTTCTTCGCCGACAATCAGTGA
- a CDS encoding exosome subunit — MQATFHWLRIETFCYATEKEDLVSQTFRDLVGTDEFQTDVSESEHGNQMLIMQHMVTKQKEMDEIFARLGKELLQDLMDDLENRIDEDCVFYTRLDKQKAVCGEYRVAHHGDVISITGKVASNPARKEVAMENMSQFLKKLIDRE, encoded by the coding sequence ATGCAGGCAACCTTCCATTGGCTCAGGATCGAGACGTTCTGCTATGCGACCGAGAAAGAGGACCTGGTCTCCCAGACTTTCAGGGATCTCGTGGGGACCGACGAGTTCCAGACCGACGTCAGCGAGAGCGAGCACGGGAACCAGATGCTCATCATGCAGCACATGGTCACCAAGCAGAAGGAGATGGATGAGATTTTCGCACGTCTGGGTAAGGAGCTCCTGCAGGACCTGATGGATGACCTCGAGAACCGTATCGACGAGGACTGCGTGTTCTACACCCGTCTCGACAAGCAGAAGGCCGTTTGTGGGGAATATAGGGTCGCCCATCACGGAGACGTCATATCCATAACCGGTAAGGTAGCATCCAATCCCGCCCGGAAGGAAGTGGCCATGGAGAACATGTCCCAGTTCCTGAAGAAGCTCATTGATCGGGAGTGA
- a CDS encoding transmembrane protein, whose protein sequence is MVSLDWNYFIPLFAAMAVFLIGMFAYNAKKKDNE, encoded by the coding sequence ATGGTAAGCCTCGACTGGAATTACTTCATCCCCCTCTTCGCCGCCATGGCAGTCTTCCTCATCGGAATGTTCGCCTACAACGCGAAGAAGAAAGATAACGAGTGA
- a CDS encoding transmembrane protein, which produces MADKRYCVECGYELREGDEFCPSCGAKVPEDEPVPEAGAAIPTYRQEPARASDKAGTLKIAMILTLVWSVFALILGVYLAVSAGSFTDMMVEALQQTDMGGGKTGWDVFVENGLSAADLQASFALMGALLAASGACGLVSAFLMFKQINFIVCIILLVACILFAGVGIFSLIVGLIVLYLVYTCKPVFTS; this is translated from the coding sequence ATGGCTGACAAAAGATACTGTGTCGAATGCGGTTACGAACTCCGCGAGGGCGACGAATTCTGCCCCTCCTGCGGTGCGAAGGTCCCGGAGGACGAGCCCGTCCCCGAGGCCGGAGCAGCGATACCCACCTACCGTCAGGAACCTGCAAGGGCATCCGACAAGGCCGGTACCCTGAAGATCGCAATGATCCTGACCCTGGTCTGGTCCGTATTCGCACTGATTCTCGGTGTTTACCTGGCAGTGAGCGCAGGTTCGTTCACCGATATGATGGTAGAAGCCCTCCAGCAGACCGACATGGGCGGAGGGAAGACCGGTTGGGACGTATTCGTCGAGAACGGACTCTCCGCAGCTGACCTCCAGGCTTCCTTCGCTCTCATGGGCGCACTCCTGGCAGCATCCGGTGCATGCGGACTCGTATCGGCATTCCTGATGTTCAAGCAGATCAACTTTATCGTGTGCATCATCCTGCTGGTCGCATGCATCCTGTTCGCCGGTGTGGGAATCTTCAGTCTCATCGTCGGACTGATCGTCCTCTACCTGGTTTACACCTGCAAACCCGTATTCACAAGCTGA
- a CDS encoding thioredoxin-disulfide reductase TrxB2, protein MAYDVVIIGAGPAGLTAGIYARSKMMSTLILESGTVGGQLVALYPEKGIHNYPAYENIQARKLSDKLYAQAESLDCEIREHQKVIDIIDGDQKLIVKTQDNEYEANSVIIAIGMGEFAPRKMDAPGEAELEGKGVSYFLPLKEHLVGKKVVLFGGGNSAIEMAMVADTVTETAIVHRRPEFRADEINVKNLNESAVKQYMSCSVKSFNGTDKLTSITLLDQDKKEIEIPADLAVINIGITADLGALTRWGLDLTENGLVKCGFDMSTNRHGIFACGDVVDYPGKYKQIITGCGEAATACLSAYKFVKKPYWA, encoded by the coding sequence ATGGCATACGACGTTGTGATTATCGGAGCCGGACCTGCAGGTCTCACCGCCGGGATCTATGCGAGGTCCAAGATGATGAGCACGCTGATTCTGGAATCCGGAACCGTTGGAGGACAGCTGGTCGCACTCTACCCCGAGAAGGGTATCCACAACTATCCCGCATACGAGAACATCCAGGCTAGGAAGCTCTCCGACAAGCTCTACGCACAGGCAGAATCCCTGGACTGCGAGATCCGTGAGCACCAGAAGGTCATCGACATCATAGACGGTGACCAGAAACTCATCGTGAAGACGCAGGACAACGAGTATGAAGCGAACTCGGTCATCATTGCCATCGGAATGGGAGAGTTCGCACCCAGGAAGATGGACGCCCCCGGAGAGGCAGAACTCGAAGGCAAGGGAGTCAGCTACTTCCTGCCGCTCAAGGAGCACCTCGTCGGAAAGAAGGTCGTCCTCTTCGGAGGAGGAAACAGTGCCATCGAGATGGCCATGGTCGCCGATACCGTTACCGAGACCGCCATCGTCCACAGGAGGCCCGAGTTCAGGGCTGACGAGATCAACGTCAAGAACCTCAACGAGAGCGCCGTCAAGCAGTACATGAGCTGTTCGGTCAAATCCTTCAACGGAACCGACAAACTCACCAGCATCACACTTCTGGACCAGGACAAGAAGGAGATCGAGATCCCCGCTGACCTGGCCGTCATCAACATCGGTATCACCGCCGATCTCGGAGCACTCACCAGGTGGGGACTCGACCTCACCGAGAACGGACTTGTCAAGTGCGGATTCGACATGAGCACCAACAGGCACGGAATCTTCGCCTGTGGGGATGTCGTCGACTACCCCGGAAAGTACAAGCAGATCATCACCGGATGCGGCGAGGCCGCCACCGCCTGTCTCTCTGCCTATAAGTTCGTCAAGAAGCCCTACTGGGCCTGA